One genomic region from Gadus morhua chromosome 9, gadMor3.0, whole genome shotgun sequence encodes:
- the uqcc6 gene encoding ubiquinol-cytochrome-c reductase complex assembly factor 6, giving the protein MPAGVSWPRYLRMFGASVLAMFAGAQAVHQYYLPDLSIPEIPPRPGELRTELLGYRLKEEAVSLQQQMNSAQKPD; this is encoded by the exons ATGCCAGCGGGTGTGTCTTGGCCTCGCTACCTGAGGATGTTTGGGGCCAGTGTCCTTGCTATGTTCGCAGGAGCACAGGCTGTGCACCAATACTACCTTCCTGACCTA AGTATTCCTGAGATCCCACCCAGGCCCGGCGAGTTGAGGACAGAACTGCTTGGCTACAGACTTAAGGAGGAGGCTGTTtccctgcagcagcagatgaacTCTGCACAGAAACCTGACTGA
- the tdg.2 gene encoding G/T mismatch-specific thymine DNA glycosylase isoform X4, giving the protein MVFVLNGLERCPLLKRTKNWYQSSQQHPQAQHLMQYHSMGQYAEGSREEPVMTELSVLRELPSSHQEFLSHQSYYPQGSHQAELDYHHNFRESQQPAFQPSPHQEFPGHQEEPGRVHQQQQPVDPAPAAPPGKRKRGRPPKQQSEESKMQPVEMSEEEAAKKAKRALNRFNGMSVAEVMAKTLPDVITYNLDILIIGINPGLLSAFKGRHYPNPGNHFWKCLFLSGLSDEQLNYMHDESLPEKYGIGFTNMVERTTPGSKDLSNKEIREGGRQLLDKLQKYKPLIAAFNGKCIYEIFCKEIFGVKAKNLEFGLQPYKIPETGTVCYLMPSSSPRCAQFPRAQDKVHFYIKLKDLRDQIKGKGKPSLEVTETEYSFDLQLAKEDAKRISIKEEQVDPEYENCDRGREEARQGPSHCSISNAKKEEPDRKEIAAGHMTCNPWTPQSFVEQIPDINCDSSTIPQPPVEGKTF; this is encoded by the exons ATGGTCTTTGTTTTGAATGGGCTCGAACGTTGTCCCTTattaaaaagaacaaaaaat TG GTACCAGTCCAGCCAGCAGCACCCACAGGCCCAACACCTGATGCAGTACCATAGCATGGGCCAATACGCCGAAGGATCACGGGAGGAGCCCGTCATGACAGAGCTCTCTGTCCTCCGGGAACTCCCTTCATCTCACCAGGAGTTCCTGTCGCACCAAAGCTACTATCCACAGGGCTCCCACCAAGCAGAACTTGACTATCACCACAACTTCAGGGAGAGCCAACAGCCTGCTTTCCAGCCCAGTCCGCATCAGGAGTTTCCAGGGCAtcaggaggagccagggagggttcaccaacagcaacaacctGTCGATCCTGCACCAG CCGCACCCCCGGGCAAGAGGAAGCGGGGCCGGCCTCCAAAGCAGCAATCGGAGGAAAGCAAGATGCAGCCGGTCGAGATGAGTGAGGAGGAGGCCGCTAAAAAGGCCAAGAGAGCCCTCAACCGCTTCAACGGCATGTCAGTGGCTGAGGTCATGGCCAAAACCTTGCCAGATGTTATTACCTACAATCTTGACATATTGATA ATTGGAATCAACCCGGGACTGCTGTCAGCCTTCAAAGGACGCCATTACCCCAATCCAGGAAACCACTTCT GGAAGTGTCTGTTCCTGTCAGGTCTGTCTGACGAGCAGCTCAACTACATGCACGACGAGAGTCTCCCGGAGAAGTACGGCATCGGCTTTACCAACATGGTGGAGAGAACTACACCAGGAAGCAAAGACCTGTCCAA caAGGAGATTCGTGAAGGAGGTCGACAGTTACTTGACAAGCTTCAGAAATACAAGCCACTGATCGCAGCGTTTAATGGGAAAT gcATTTATGAAATCTTCTGCAAAGAGATTTTTGGGGTAAAGGCAAAGAATCTTGAGTTTGGCCTACAGCCATACAAAATCCCTGAAACCGGCACG GTGTGTTACCTGATGCCCTCATCGAGTCCGCGCTGTGCGCAGTTTCCCCGGGCTCAGGATAAGGTGCATTTCTACATCAAGCTGAAGGATCTTCGCGACCAAATCAAGGGCAAGGGCAAGCCAAGCCTTGAAGTGACGGAGACGGAGTACTCCTTTGATCTACAGCTGGCAAAGG AGGACGCCAAGAGGATTTCAATCAAAGAGGAGCAGGTGGACCCAGAGTATGAGAACTGTGACCGGGGACGTGAGGAGGCGAGGCAAGGCCCCAGCCACTGCAGTATCTCCAATGCCAAAAAGGAAG AACCTGACCGTAAAGAGATTGCGGCAGGTCACATGACATGTAACCCGTGGACTCCACAGTCGTTTGTGGAGCAGATACCGGATATCAACTGTGATAGCAGCACCATACCTCAACCCCCGGTTGAGGGCAAGACGTTTTAA
- the tdg.2 gene encoding G/T mismatch-specific thymine DNA glycosylase isoform X5 — MYDRYQSSQQHPQAQHLMQYHSMGQYAEGSREEPVMTELSVLRELPSSHQEFLSHQSYYPQGSHQAELDYHHNFRESQQPAFQPSPHQEFPGHQEEPGRVHQQQQPVDPAPAAPPGKRKRGRPPKQQSEESKMQPVEMSEEEAAKKAKRALNRFNGMSVAEVMAKTLPDVITYNLDILIIGINPGLLSAFKGRHYPNPGNHFWKCLFLSGLSDEQLNYMHDESLPEKYGIGFTNMVERTTPGSKDLSNKEIREGGRQLLDKLQKYKPLIAAFNGKCIYEIFCKEIFGVKAKNLEFGLQPYKIPETGTVCYLMPSSSPRCAQFPRAQDKVHFYIKLKDLRDQIKGKGKPSLEVTETEYSFDLQLAKEDAKRISIKEEQVDPEYENCDRGREEARQGPSHCSISNAKKEEPDRKEIAAGHMTCNPWTPQSFVEQIPDINCDSSTIPQPPVEGKTF; from the exons atgtATGACAG GTACCAGTCCAGCCAGCAGCACCCACAGGCCCAACACCTGATGCAGTACCATAGCATGGGCCAATACGCCGAAGGATCACGGGAGGAGCCCGTCATGACAGAGCTCTCTGTCCTCCGGGAACTCCCTTCATCTCACCAGGAGTTCCTGTCGCACCAAAGCTACTATCCACAGGGCTCCCACCAAGCAGAACTTGACTATCACCACAACTTCAGGGAGAGCCAACAGCCTGCTTTCCAGCCCAGTCCGCATCAGGAGTTTCCAGGGCAtcaggaggagccagggagggttcaccaacagcaacaacctGTCGATCCTGCACCAG CCGCACCCCCGGGCAAGAGGAAGCGGGGCCGGCCTCCAAAGCAGCAATCGGAGGAAAGCAAGATGCAGCCGGTCGAGATGAGTGAGGAGGAGGCCGCTAAAAAGGCCAAGAGAGCCCTCAACCGCTTCAACGGCATGTCAGTGGCTGAGGTCATGGCCAAAACCTTGCCAGATGTTATTACCTACAATCTTGACATATTGATA ATTGGAATCAACCCGGGACTGCTGTCAGCCTTCAAAGGACGCCATTACCCCAATCCAGGAAACCACTTCT GGAAGTGTCTGTTCCTGTCAGGTCTGTCTGACGAGCAGCTCAACTACATGCACGACGAGAGTCTCCCGGAGAAGTACGGCATCGGCTTTACCAACATGGTGGAGAGAACTACACCAGGAAGCAAAGACCTGTCCAA caAGGAGATTCGTGAAGGAGGTCGACAGTTACTTGACAAGCTTCAGAAATACAAGCCACTGATCGCAGCGTTTAATGGGAAAT gcATTTATGAAATCTTCTGCAAAGAGATTTTTGGGGTAAAGGCAAAGAATCTTGAGTTTGGCCTACAGCCATACAAAATCCCTGAAACCGGCACG GTGTGTTACCTGATGCCCTCATCGAGTCCGCGCTGTGCGCAGTTTCCCCGGGCTCAGGATAAGGTGCATTTCTACATCAAGCTGAAGGATCTTCGCGACCAAATCAAGGGCAAGGGCAAGCCAAGCCTTGAAGTGACGGAGACGGAGTACTCCTTTGATCTACAGCTGGCAAAGG AGGACGCCAAGAGGATTTCAATCAAAGAGGAGCAGGTGGACCCAGAGTATGAGAACTGTGACCGGGGACGTGAGGAGGCGAGGCAAGGCCCCAGCCACTGCAGTATCTCCAATGCCAAAAAGGAAG AACCTGACCGTAAAGAGATTGCGGCAGGTCACATGACATGTAACCCGTGGACTCCACAGTCGTTTGTGGAGCAGATACCGGATATCAACTGTGATAGCAGCACCATACCTCAACCCCCGGTTGAGGGCAAGACGTTTTAA
- the tdg.2 gene encoding G/T mismatch-specific thymine DNA glycosylase isoform X6 — translation MYQSSQQHPQAQHLMQYHSMGQYAEGSREEPVMTELSVLRELPSSHQEFLSHQSYYPQGSHQAELDYHHNFRESQQPAFQPSPHQEFPGHQEEPGRVHQQQQPVDPAPAAPPGKRKRGRPPKQQSEESKMQPVEMSEEEAAKKAKRALNRFNGMSVAEVMAKTLPDVITYNLDILIIGINPGLLSAFKGRHYPNPGNHFWKCLFLSGLSDEQLNYMHDESLPEKYGIGFTNMVERTTPGSKDLSNKEIREGGRQLLDKLQKYKPLIAAFNGKCIYEIFCKEIFGVKAKNLEFGLQPYKIPETGTVCYLMPSSSPRCAQFPRAQDKVHFYIKLKDLRDQIKGKGKPSLEVTETEYSFDLQLAKEDAKRISIKEEQVDPEYENCDRGREEARQGPSHCSISNAKKEEPDRKEIAAGHMTCNPWTPQSFVEQIPDINCDSSTIPQPPVEGKTF, via the exons at GTACCAGTCCAGCCAGCAGCACCCACAGGCCCAACACCTGATGCAGTACCATAGCATGGGCCAATACGCCGAAGGATCACGGGAGGAGCCCGTCATGACAGAGCTCTCTGTCCTCCGGGAACTCCCTTCATCTCACCAGGAGTTCCTGTCGCACCAAAGCTACTATCCACAGGGCTCCCACCAAGCAGAACTTGACTATCACCACAACTTCAGGGAGAGCCAACAGCCTGCTTTCCAGCCCAGTCCGCATCAGGAGTTTCCAGGGCAtcaggaggagccagggagggttcaccaacagcaacaacctGTCGATCCTGCACCAG CCGCACCCCCGGGCAAGAGGAAGCGGGGCCGGCCTCCAAAGCAGCAATCGGAGGAAAGCAAGATGCAGCCGGTCGAGATGAGTGAGGAGGAGGCCGCTAAAAAGGCCAAGAGAGCCCTCAACCGCTTCAACGGCATGTCAGTGGCTGAGGTCATGGCCAAAACCTTGCCAGATGTTATTACCTACAATCTTGACATATTGATA ATTGGAATCAACCCGGGACTGCTGTCAGCCTTCAAAGGACGCCATTACCCCAATCCAGGAAACCACTTCT GGAAGTGTCTGTTCCTGTCAGGTCTGTCTGACGAGCAGCTCAACTACATGCACGACGAGAGTCTCCCGGAGAAGTACGGCATCGGCTTTACCAACATGGTGGAGAGAACTACACCAGGAAGCAAAGACCTGTCCAA caAGGAGATTCGTGAAGGAGGTCGACAGTTACTTGACAAGCTTCAGAAATACAAGCCACTGATCGCAGCGTTTAATGGGAAAT gcATTTATGAAATCTTCTGCAAAGAGATTTTTGGGGTAAAGGCAAAGAATCTTGAGTTTGGCCTACAGCCATACAAAATCCCTGAAACCGGCACG GTGTGTTACCTGATGCCCTCATCGAGTCCGCGCTGTGCGCAGTTTCCCCGGGCTCAGGATAAGGTGCATTTCTACATCAAGCTGAAGGATCTTCGCGACCAAATCAAGGGCAAGGGCAAGCCAAGCCTTGAAGTGACGGAGACGGAGTACTCCTTTGATCTACAGCTGGCAAAGG AGGACGCCAAGAGGATTTCAATCAAAGAGGAGCAGGTGGACCCAGAGTATGAGAACTGTGACCGGGGACGTGAGGAGGCGAGGCAAGGCCCCAGCCACTGCAGTATCTCCAATGCCAAAAAGGAAG AACCTGACCGTAAAGAGATTGCGGCAGGTCACATGACATGTAACCCGTGGACTCCACAGTCGTTTGTGGAGCAGATACCGGATATCAACTGTGATAGCAGCACCATACCTCAACCCCCGGTTGAGGGCAAGACGTTTTAA
- the tdg.2 gene encoding G/T mismatch-specific thymine DNA glycosylase isoform X1, which yields MTVYSSISTIKMEEKQYTSLTVPTDYFQQWYQSSQQHPQAQHLMQYHSMGQYAEGSREEPVMTELSVLRELPSSHQEFLSHQSYYPQGSHQAELDYHHNFRESQQPAFQPSPHQEFPGHQEEPGRVHQQQQPVDPAPAAPPGKRKRGRPPKQQSEESKMQPVEMSEEEAAKKAKRALNRFNGMSVAEVMAKTLPDVITYNLDILIIGINPGLLSAFKGRHYPNPGNHFWKCLFLSGLSDEQLNYMHDESLPEKYGIGFTNMVERTTPGSKDLSNKEIREGGRQLLDKLQKYKPLIAAFNGKCIYEIFCKEIFGVKAKNLEFGLQPYKIPETGTVCYLMPSSSPRCAQFPRAQDKVHFYIKLKDLRDQIKGKGKPSLEVTETEYSFDLQLAKEDAKRISIKEEQVDPEYENCDRGREEARQGPSHCSISNAKKEEPDRKEIAAGHMTCNPWTPQSFVEQIPDINCDSSTIPQPPVEGKTF from the exons ATGACAG TTTATTCAAGTATATCAACGATTAAGATGGAAGAAAAACAGTATACGTCACTGACGGTTCCTACGGATTATTTCCAACAGTG GTACCAGTCCAGCCAGCAGCACCCACAGGCCCAACACCTGATGCAGTACCATAGCATGGGCCAATACGCCGAAGGATCACGGGAGGAGCCCGTCATGACAGAGCTCTCTGTCCTCCGGGAACTCCCTTCATCTCACCAGGAGTTCCTGTCGCACCAAAGCTACTATCCACAGGGCTCCCACCAAGCAGAACTTGACTATCACCACAACTTCAGGGAGAGCCAACAGCCTGCTTTCCAGCCCAGTCCGCATCAGGAGTTTCCAGGGCAtcaggaggagccagggagggttcaccaacagcaacaacctGTCGATCCTGCACCAG CCGCACCCCCGGGCAAGAGGAAGCGGGGCCGGCCTCCAAAGCAGCAATCGGAGGAAAGCAAGATGCAGCCGGTCGAGATGAGTGAGGAGGAGGCCGCTAAAAAGGCCAAGAGAGCCCTCAACCGCTTCAACGGCATGTCAGTGGCTGAGGTCATGGCCAAAACCTTGCCAGATGTTATTACCTACAATCTTGACATATTGATA ATTGGAATCAACCCGGGACTGCTGTCAGCCTTCAAAGGACGCCATTACCCCAATCCAGGAAACCACTTCT GGAAGTGTCTGTTCCTGTCAGGTCTGTCTGACGAGCAGCTCAACTACATGCACGACGAGAGTCTCCCGGAGAAGTACGGCATCGGCTTTACCAACATGGTGGAGAGAACTACACCAGGAAGCAAAGACCTGTCCAA caAGGAGATTCGTGAAGGAGGTCGACAGTTACTTGACAAGCTTCAGAAATACAAGCCACTGATCGCAGCGTTTAATGGGAAAT gcATTTATGAAATCTTCTGCAAAGAGATTTTTGGGGTAAAGGCAAAGAATCTTGAGTTTGGCCTACAGCCATACAAAATCCCTGAAACCGGCACG GTGTGTTACCTGATGCCCTCATCGAGTCCGCGCTGTGCGCAGTTTCCCCGGGCTCAGGATAAGGTGCATTTCTACATCAAGCTGAAGGATCTTCGCGACCAAATCAAGGGCAAGGGCAAGCCAAGCCTTGAAGTGACGGAGACGGAGTACTCCTTTGATCTACAGCTGGCAAAGG AGGACGCCAAGAGGATTTCAATCAAAGAGGAGCAGGTGGACCCAGAGTATGAGAACTGTGACCGGGGACGTGAGGAGGCGAGGCAAGGCCCCAGCCACTGCAGTATCTCCAATGCCAAAAAGGAAG AACCTGACCGTAAAGAGATTGCGGCAGGTCACATGACATGTAACCCGTGGACTCCACAGTCGTTTGTGGAGCAGATACCGGATATCAACTGTGATAGCAGCACCATACCTCAACCCCCGGTTGAGGGCAAGACGTTTTAA
- the tdg.2 gene encoding G/T mismatch-specific thymine DNA glycosylase isoform X2, translating into MTVYSSISTIKMEEKQYTSLTVPTDYFQQWYQSSQQHPQAQHLMQYHSMGQYAEGSREEPVMTELSVLRELPSSHQEFLSHQSYYPQGSHQAELDYHHNFRESQQPAFQPSPHQEFPGHQEEPGRVHQQQQPVDPAPAAPPGKRKRGRPPKQQSEESKMQPVEMSEEEAAKKAKRALNRFNGMSVAEVMAKTLPDVITYNLDILIIGINPGLLSAFKGRHYPNPGNHFWKCLFLSGLSDEQLNYMHDESLPEKYGIGFTNMVERTTPGSKDLSNKEIREGGRQLLDKLQKYKPLIAAFNGKCIYEIFCKEIFGVKAKNLEFGLQPYKIPETGTVCYLMPSSSPRCAQFPRAQDKVHFYIKLKDLRDQIKGKGKPSLEVTETEYSFDLQLAKEDAKRISIKEEQVDPEYENCDRGREEARQGPSHCSISNAKKEA; encoded by the exons ATGACAG TTTATTCAAGTATATCAACGATTAAGATGGAAGAAAAACAGTATACGTCACTGACGGTTCCTACGGATTATTTCCAACAGTG GTACCAGTCCAGCCAGCAGCACCCACAGGCCCAACACCTGATGCAGTACCATAGCATGGGCCAATACGCCGAAGGATCACGGGAGGAGCCCGTCATGACAGAGCTCTCTGTCCTCCGGGAACTCCCTTCATCTCACCAGGAGTTCCTGTCGCACCAAAGCTACTATCCACAGGGCTCCCACCAAGCAGAACTTGACTATCACCACAACTTCAGGGAGAGCCAACAGCCTGCTTTCCAGCCCAGTCCGCATCAGGAGTTTCCAGGGCAtcaggaggagccagggagggttcaccaacagcaacaacctGTCGATCCTGCACCAG CCGCACCCCCGGGCAAGAGGAAGCGGGGCCGGCCTCCAAAGCAGCAATCGGAGGAAAGCAAGATGCAGCCGGTCGAGATGAGTGAGGAGGAGGCCGCTAAAAAGGCCAAGAGAGCCCTCAACCGCTTCAACGGCATGTCAGTGGCTGAGGTCATGGCCAAAACCTTGCCAGATGTTATTACCTACAATCTTGACATATTGATA ATTGGAATCAACCCGGGACTGCTGTCAGCCTTCAAAGGACGCCATTACCCCAATCCAGGAAACCACTTCT GGAAGTGTCTGTTCCTGTCAGGTCTGTCTGACGAGCAGCTCAACTACATGCACGACGAGAGTCTCCCGGAGAAGTACGGCATCGGCTTTACCAACATGGTGGAGAGAACTACACCAGGAAGCAAAGACCTGTCCAA caAGGAGATTCGTGAAGGAGGTCGACAGTTACTTGACAAGCTTCAGAAATACAAGCCACTGATCGCAGCGTTTAATGGGAAAT gcATTTATGAAATCTTCTGCAAAGAGATTTTTGGGGTAAAGGCAAAGAATCTTGAGTTTGGCCTACAGCCATACAAAATCCCTGAAACCGGCACG GTGTGTTACCTGATGCCCTCATCGAGTCCGCGCTGTGCGCAGTTTCCCCGGGCTCAGGATAAGGTGCATTTCTACATCAAGCTGAAGGATCTTCGCGACCAAATCAAGGGCAAGGGCAAGCCAAGCCTTGAAGTGACGGAGACGGAGTACTCCTTTGATCTACAGCTGGCAAAGG AGGACGCCAAGAGGATTTCAATCAAAGAGGAGCAGGTGGACCCAGAGTATGAGAACTGTGACCGGGGACGTGAGGAGGCGAGGCAAGGCCCCAGCCACTGCAGTATCTCCAATGCCAAAAAGGAAG CCTAG
- the tdg.2 gene encoding G/T mismatch-specific thymine DNA glycosylase isoform X3: MLVYSSISTIKMEEKQYTSLTVPTDYFQQWYQSSQQHPQAQHLMQYHSMGQYAEGSREEPVMTELSVLRELPSSHQEFLSHQSYYPQGSHQAELDYHHNFRESQQPAFQPSPHQEFPGHQEEPGRVHQQQQPVDPAPAAPPGKRKRGRPPKQQSEESKMQPVEMSEEEAAKKAKRALNRFNGMSVAEVMAKTLPDVITYNLDILIIGINPGLLSAFKGRHYPNPGNHFWKCLFLSGLSDEQLNYMHDESLPEKYGIGFTNMVERTTPGSKDLSNKEIREGGRQLLDKLQKYKPLIAAFNGKCIYEIFCKEIFGVKAKNLEFGLQPYKIPETGTVCYLMPSSSPRCAQFPRAQDKVHFYIKLKDLRDQIKGKGKPSLEVTETEYSFDLQLAKEDAKRISIKEEQVDPEYENCDRGREEARQGPSHCSISNAKKEEPDRKEIAAGHMTCNPWTPQSFVEQIPDINCDSSTIPQPPVEGKTF, encoded by the exons ATGTTAGTTTATTCAAGTATATCAACGATTAAGATGGAAGAAAAACAGTATACGTCACTGACGGTTCCTACGGATTATTTCCAACAGTG GTACCAGTCCAGCCAGCAGCACCCACAGGCCCAACACCTGATGCAGTACCATAGCATGGGCCAATACGCCGAAGGATCACGGGAGGAGCCCGTCATGACAGAGCTCTCTGTCCTCCGGGAACTCCCTTCATCTCACCAGGAGTTCCTGTCGCACCAAAGCTACTATCCACAGGGCTCCCACCAAGCAGAACTTGACTATCACCACAACTTCAGGGAGAGCCAACAGCCTGCTTTCCAGCCCAGTCCGCATCAGGAGTTTCCAGGGCAtcaggaggagccagggagggttcaccaacagcaacaacctGTCGATCCTGCACCAG CCGCACCCCCGGGCAAGAGGAAGCGGGGCCGGCCTCCAAAGCAGCAATCGGAGGAAAGCAAGATGCAGCCGGTCGAGATGAGTGAGGAGGAGGCCGCTAAAAAGGCCAAGAGAGCCCTCAACCGCTTCAACGGCATGTCAGTGGCTGAGGTCATGGCCAAAACCTTGCCAGATGTTATTACCTACAATCTTGACATATTGATA ATTGGAATCAACCCGGGACTGCTGTCAGCCTTCAAAGGACGCCATTACCCCAATCCAGGAAACCACTTCT GGAAGTGTCTGTTCCTGTCAGGTCTGTCTGACGAGCAGCTCAACTACATGCACGACGAGAGTCTCCCGGAGAAGTACGGCATCGGCTTTACCAACATGGTGGAGAGAACTACACCAGGAAGCAAAGACCTGTCCAA caAGGAGATTCGTGAAGGAGGTCGACAGTTACTTGACAAGCTTCAGAAATACAAGCCACTGATCGCAGCGTTTAATGGGAAAT gcATTTATGAAATCTTCTGCAAAGAGATTTTTGGGGTAAAGGCAAAGAATCTTGAGTTTGGCCTACAGCCATACAAAATCCCTGAAACCGGCACG GTGTGTTACCTGATGCCCTCATCGAGTCCGCGCTGTGCGCAGTTTCCCCGGGCTCAGGATAAGGTGCATTTCTACATCAAGCTGAAGGATCTTCGCGACCAAATCAAGGGCAAGGGCAAGCCAAGCCTTGAAGTGACGGAGACGGAGTACTCCTTTGATCTACAGCTGGCAAAGG AGGACGCCAAGAGGATTTCAATCAAAGAGGAGCAGGTGGACCCAGAGTATGAGAACTGTGACCGGGGACGTGAGGAGGCGAGGCAAGGCCCCAGCCACTGCAGTATCTCCAATGCCAAAAAGGAAG AACCTGACCGTAAAGAGATTGCGGCAGGTCACATGACATGTAACCCGTGGACTCCACAGTCGTTTGTGGAGCAGATACCGGATATCAACTGTGATAGCAGCACCATACCTCAACCCCCGGTTGAGGGCAAGACGTTTTAA
- the tdg.2 gene encoding G/T mismatch-specific thymine DNA glycosylase isoform X7 yields MQYHSMGQYAEGSREEPVMTELSVLRELPSSHQEFLSHQSYYPQGSHQAELDYHHNFRESQQPAFQPSPHQEFPGHQEEPGRVHQQQQPVDPAPAAPPGKRKRGRPPKQQSEESKMQPVEMSEEEAAKKAKRALNRFNGMSVAEVMAKTLPDVITYNLDILIIGINPGLLSAFKGRHYPNPGNHFWKCLFLSGLSDEQLNYMHDESLPEKYGIGFTNMVERTTPGSKDLSNKEIREGGRQLLDKLQKYKPLIAAFNGKCIYEIFCKEIFGVKAKNLEFGLQPYKIPETGTVCYLMPSSSPRCAQFPRAQDKVHFYIKLKDLRDQIKGKGKPSLEVTETEYSFDLQLAKEDAKRISIKEEQVDPEYENCDRGREEARQGPSHCSISNAKKEEPDRKEIAAGHMTCNPWTPQSFVEQIPDINCDSSTIPQPPVEGKTF; encoded by the exons ATGCAGTACCATAGCATGGGCCAATACGCCGAAGGATCACGGGAGGAGCCCGTCATGACAGAGCTCTCTGTCCTCCGGGAACTCCCTTCATCTCACCAGGAGTTCCTGTCGCACCAAAGCTACTATCCACAGGGCTCCCACCAAGCAGAACTTGACTATCACCACAACTTCAGGGAGAGCCAACAGCCTGCTTTCCAGCCCAGTCCGCATCAGGAGTTTCCAGGGCAtcaggaggagccagggagggttcaccaacagcaacaacctGTCGATCCTGCACCAG CCGCACCCCCGGGCAAGAGGAAGCGGGGCCGGCCTCCAAAGCAGCAATCGGAGGAAAGCAAGATGCAGCCGGTCGAGATGAGTGAGGAGGAGGCCGCTAAAAAGGCCAAGAGAGCCCTCAACCGCTTCAACGGCATGTCAGTGGCTGAGGTCATGGCCAAAACCTTGCCAGATGTTATTACCTACAATCTTGACATATTGATA ATTGGAATCAACCCGGGACTGCTGTCAGCCTTCAAAGGACGCCATTACCCCAATCCAGGAAACCACTTCT GGAAGTGTCTGTTCCTGTCAGGTCTGTCTGACGAGCAGCTCAACTACATGCACGACGAGAGTCTCCCGGAGAAGTACGGCATCGGCTTTACCAACATGGTGGAGAGAACTACACCAGGAAGCAAAGACCTGTCCAA caAGGAGATTCGTGAAGGAGGTCGACAGTTACTTGACAAGCTTCAGAAATACAAGCCACTGATCGCAGCGTTTAATGGGAAAT gcATTTATGAAATCTTCTGCAAAGAGATTTTTGGGGTAAAGGCAAAGAATCTTGAGTTTGGCCTACAGCCATACAAAATCCCTGAAACCGGCACG GTGTGTTACCTGATGCCCTCATCGAGTCCGCGCTGTGCGCAGTTTCCCCGGGCTCAGGATAAGGTGCATTTCTACATCAAGCTGAAGGATCTTCGCGACCAAATCAAGGGCAAGGGCAAGCCAAGCCTTGAAGTGACGGAGACGGAGTACTCCTTTGATCTACAGCTGGCAAAGG AGGACGCCAAGAGGATTTCAATCAAAGAGGAGCAGGTGGACCCAGAGTATGAGAACTGTGACCGGGGACGTGAGGAGGCGAGGCAAGGCCCCAGCCACTGCAGTATCTCCAATGCCAAAAAGGAAG AACCTGACCGTAAAGAGATTGCGGCAGGTCACATGACATGTAACCCGTGGACTCCACAGTCGTTTGTGGAGCAGATACCGGATATCAACTGTGATAGCAGCACCATACCTCAACCCCCGGTTGAGGGCAAGACGTTTTAA